The Exiguobacterium mexicanum genome includes a window with the following:
- the bcp gene encoding thioredoxin-dependent thiol peroxidase — protein sequence MLAPTFTLPNQNGDMISLEDYRGQKVVLYFYPKDATPGCTTEACDFRDATPRLNGAVVLGISADSQKKHQNFIAKHELPFDLLVDDTHEVSELYGVWQLKKNYGKEYYGIVRSTFLINEDGYIEQEWRSVKVNGHVDEVVAALTT from the coding sequence ATGTTAGCACCGACATTCACATTACCGAACCAAAATGGGGACATGATCTCGCTCGAGGACTACCGGGGCCAGAAAGTCGTGCTTTATTTCTACCCGAAGGACGCGACACCGGGTTGTACGACCGAGGCATGTGACTTCCGCGATGCGACACCGCGATTGAACGGGGCCGTCGTCCTCGGCATCTCGGCCGACAGCCAGAAGAAGCACCAAAACTTCATCGCCAAACATGAGCTGCCGTTCGATTTGCTCGTTGACGACACGCATGAGGTGTCGGAGCTATACGGCGTTTGGCAATTGAAAAAGAATTACGGGAAAGAGTACTATGGCATCGTCCGTTCGACGTTCCTCATCAACGAGGACGGCTATATCGAACAGGAATGGCGTAGTGTGAAAGTGAACGGACACGTCGACGAGGTCG